The following coding sequences lie in one Periophthalmus magnuspinnatus isolate fPerMag1 chromosome 24, fPerMag1.2.pri, whole genome shotgun sequence genomic window:
- the LOC117393130 gene encoding doublesex- and mab-3-related transcription factor B1-like, whose product MKCVWLFLVLAVLVLVIADSGDARSSRSKYKYKYKHKGGKKFLKERKYSGGMKKNKRYGSKRLCKFLPPPPPPPPPPPPPPAQPEPTPEQPPEIFII is encoded by the exons ATGAAGTGTGTGTGGTTGTTCCTGGTCCTGGCGGTCCTGGTGTTGGTGATAGCTGACTCCGGAGATGCTCGATCCTCTCGCtccaagtacaagtacaagtacaagcacAAAGGAGGAAAGAAGTTCTTAAAGG AACGCAAATATTCAGGAGGCATGAAGAAGAACAAACG ATATGGGTCTAAACGGCTGTGTAAGTTCCTACCACCTCCGCCTCCGCCTCCACCGCCCCCACCACCCCCACCGGCCCAACCCGAACCCACCCCAGAACAACCACCAGAAATATTTATCATCTAA